A part of Thermoflexus hugenholtzii JAD2 genomic DNA contains:
- a CDS encoding cyclase family protein, whose product MCGPQVYEAMARAWSRRDFLKMLGGAMAAAVLPSSGPTVWPWLSVEIQGAREGDLVSFTLTVRNLTEETISDLYVAGHVPRNADFIAATATPARAWFRGFEAEGGDLQSAVWLAEEIPPKGTLGPFRYQVAPHPAATLVSAHGFVSWRKPAYGEAASAPVGVMVRTAVRVFQRKVDLTYVQSPNFPIWPGAPRLQIENVFNHAQHGFYANRWHIYEHHGTHMDAPVHFGKNALTIERLPAEVLVAPAAVIDIRDRARRNPDAQLTPDDIRAWERRYGRLPDGAVVFMWSGWGARVGNEAAYRNMDAQGVMHFPGFHPDTAEFLLKERNIVGIGVDTLSLDYGASTDFKTHYTILPANKWGLENVANLGRIPPAGAMVFVGALRIEGASGGPVRLIAVW is encoded by the coding sequence ATGTGCGGTCCACAGGTCTATGAGGCGATGGCGCGGGCCTGGAGCCGTCGGGACTTCCTCAAGATGCTGGGCGGCGCGATGGCGGCCGCCGTGCTTCCCTCCTCCGGCCCGACGGTCTGGCCCTGGCTGAGCGTGGAGATCCAGGGCGCGCGCGAAGGCGACCTCGTCTCCTTCACCCTCACCGTCCGCAACCTCACCGAGGAGACCATCTCCGACCTCTACGTCGCCGGCCACGTCCCCCGCAACGCGGATTTCATCGCCGCCACGGCCACCCCGGCCCGGGCCTGGTTCCGGGGCTTCGAGGCCGAAGGCGGAGACCTCCAGTCAGCCGTCTGGCTGGCCGAGGAGATCCCGCCCAAGGGCACCCTGGGGCCCTTCCGCTATCAGGTGGCGCCCCACCCGGCCGCCACCCTGGTGAGCGCCCACGGGTTCGTCTCCTGGCGGAAGCCCGCCTACGGAGAGGCGGCCTCCGCCCCCGTCGGGGTGATGGTGCGGACCGCCGTCCGCGTCTTCCAGCGCAAGGTCGACCTCACCTACGTGCAGAGCCCCAACTTCCCCATCTGGCCTGGGGCGCCTCGCCTTCAGATCGAGAACGTCTTCAACCACGCCCAGCACGGCTTCTACGCCAACCGCTGGCACATCTACGAGCACCACGGCACCCACATGGACGCCCCCGTCCACTTCGGGAAGAACGCCCTGACCATCGAGCGGCTCCCCGCGGAGGTCCTGGTCGCCCCGGCGGCGGTCATCGACATCCGCGACCGCGCCCGGCGCAATCCCGACGCCCAGCTCACCCCTGACGACATCCGGGCCTGGGAGCGGCGCTACGGGCGTCTTCCGGACGGCGCCGTGGTGTTCATGTGGAGCGGATGGGGAGCCCGGGTGGGCAACGAGGCCGCCTACCGCAACATGGACGCCCAGGGCGTGATGCACTTCCCGGGTTTCCATCCGGACACCGCCGAGTTCCTCCTGAAGGAGCGCAATATCGTGGGCATTGGGGTGGACACCCTGAGCTTGGACTACGGGGCGTCCACGGACTTCAAGACCCACTACACGATCCTCCCGGCCAACAAGTGGGGGCTGGAGAACGTCGCCAACCTGGGCCGCATTCCGCCTGCCGGGGCCATGGTCTTCGTCGGCGCCCTGCGCATCGAAGGCGCCTCGGGCGGCCCCGTCCGCCTGATCGCGGTGTGGTAG